A stretch of Deltaproteobacteria bacterium DNA encodes these proteins:
- a CDS encoding NAD-dependent epimerase/dehydratase family protein: protein MIPKKAFVTGATGFLGSHLIDRLLEKGWEVHALVRKSSNLRWLSGKKINLYYGDVVGDLAALREGLKEVDLCFHLAGVIRAARPSDYDKVNAEGTRNVLESLLQVNPKVGKVVVVTSLAASGPAQNGRPLNETDDCRPVTDYGKSKLKAEKIAMSYCDRLPVTIIRPPGIYGPRDTQIYHYFKMATRGFIILPRGGERRLNLVHSDDVVQGILLAAESPQSTGETFFIGDGENYSWEEIVDQVSAAVRPRGVFKLRLPKSMGYLLGGCGEIFMRLTGQIIPINLTNIKNFFKGNWILDIGKARRILGYRPTHPLAEGLQETAAWYRKQGWL from the coding sequence ATGATACCAAAGAAGGCATTTGTCACCGGCGCGACCGGTTTCTTGGGGAGTCATCTCATTGACCGGCTCCTCGAGAAGGGATGGGAGGTTCATGCCTTGGTCCGCAAGTCGTCCAATCTCCGCTGGCTTTCGGGGAAAAAGATCAATCTTTATTACGGTGATGTTGTTGGCGATCTTGCGGCCCTCCGGGAAGGTCTTAAAGAGGTCGATCTCTGCTTTCATTTGGCCGGTGTCATCCGGGCAGCAAGGCCCTCTGACTATGACAAGGTTAATGCCGAGGGGACCCGGAACGTCCTCGAGTCGTTGCTTCAAGTCAACCCCAAGGTGGGGAAGGTTGTTGTGGTGACGAGTTTGGCCGCCTCCGGTCCCGCACAGAATGGGAGGCCACTCAACGAGACAGATGACTGTCGTCCGGTCACCGATTATGGGAAGAGCAAGCTCAAGGCCGAAAAAATAGCGATGAGCTATTGTGACAGGCTACCGGTCACGATTATCCGCCCTCCTGGCATTTATGGTCCGCGTGACACCCAGATTTACCACTATTTTAAGATGGCAACGCGAGGTTTTATTATTCTCCCGCGAGGAGGCGAGCGAAGGCTGAACCTTGTGCACTCGGACGATGTCGTTCAAGGGATTCTGTTGGCCGCTGAAAGCCCACAATCAACCGGCGAGACTTTTTTTATTGGAGACGGTGAGAATTACAGTTGGGAAGAGATTGTGGATCAGGTTTCGGCGGCCGTCCGGCCCCGAGGCGTTTTCAAACTGAGGCTTCCCAAGTCGATGGGCTATCTTCTGGGGGGGTGTGGTGAAATTTTCATGCGGCTGACCGGTCAGATAATCCCGATCAACCTCACCAACATAAAAAATTTTTTCAAAGGAAACTGGATTTTGGATATCGGCAAGGCCCGGCGAATTCTTGGTTATAGGCCGACCCATCCACTGGCCGAAGGACTTCAGGAGACCGCGGCGTGGTATCGCAAGCAGGGCTGGCTTTAG
- a CDS encoding response regulator, with product MSSIIIADDNKILVYGLQRFLEKIGYEVKCAFDGEEFLFMCKGKSFDAAIVDYKMPRLDGLKAIKHLKDFSPDTKVILITGFVDSLDLEEAMRLGIYDCLIKPFGLDELHRSIDKALHDEVSLDEWRKRSLVGEDMIPA from the coding sequence ATGAGTAGTATTATCATTGCCGATGACAACAAGATACTGGTCTACGGGCTCCAGCGTTTCCTCGAGAAAATAGGGTATGAGGTCAAATGCGCCTTTGACGGAGAGGAATTTCTGTTTATGTGCAAGGGGAAGAGTTTCGATGCGGCCATCGTTGATTACAAGATGCCCCGTCTCGATGGTCTCAAGGCAATCAAACATCTTAAGGATTTTTCACCTGACACAAAAGTGATATTGATTACCGGTTTTGTCGACTCCCTCGATCTGGAGGAGGCAATGCGGCTCGGCATCTACGACTGTCTCATCAAGCCGTTCGGTCTGGACGAGCTCCATCGCTCGATCGACAAGGCGCTTCATGATGAGGTCTCCCTTGACGAGTGGAGGAAGAGGTCCCTCGTCGGAGAAGATATGATCCCGGCTTGA
- a CDS encoding HEPN domain-containing protein translates to MKKLHEEWFDYARDDLAFAKAGLRDGFFSHVCVLSQQAVEKAMKGYLVYQDKSYPKDHGLIRLLKLMQVDWLDEHIGTLKKLSEYYVPLKYPDAAGALRGVSPDKKLAESSLNSAEGIVGLIESKTA, encoded by the coding sequence ATGAAAAAGCTGCATGAGGAATGGTTTGACTATGCGAGAGACGATCTGGCGTTTGCAAAAGCAGGTCTCCGAGATGGTTTCTTCTCTCATGTTTGTGTTCTATCGCAGCAGGCCGTTGAGAAGGCGATGAAAGGATATCTTGTCTATCAAGACAAAAGCTATCCTAAGGATCATGGGTTAATCCGTCTCTTGAAACTCATGCAGGTGGACTGGCTGGATGAGCATATCGGTACTCTAAAAAAACTTTCGGAATATTATGTCCCATTAAAATATCCGGATGCCGCAGGGGCCTTACGGGGTGTCTCTCCTGATAAAAAATTGGCGGAAAGTTCACTGAACTCGGCGGAAGGGATTGTTGGATTGATCGAATCAAAAACCGCTTAA
- the sucC gene encoding ADP-forming succinate--CoA ligase subunit beta — MKIHEYQGKELLKKFGVPVPEGQAAFSIDEALRIAKRLPLPLVVKAQIHAGGRGKGGGVKVAKTEEEAVSHIRNIFGMKLVTHQTGPEGKIVKRLLIERGCQIKRELYLGAVLDRVTSRVTLMASSDGGVEIEEVAEKSPEKILKIAVDPLTGVDEKEAERIAQKLGFDRTLTRQFLPFVKSLYQAYLQSDCSLLEINPLVVTEEGELLALDAKINFDDNALFRHPEFESWRDLEEEDPKEVEAKKHGLSYISLNGTIGCMVNGAGLAMATMDIIKLAGGEPANFLDVGGGATAEQVTNAFKIILADPKVKAILVNIFGGIMKCDTIAQGIVAAAKEVHLKVPVVVRLQGTNVDLGKKILADSGLALIAEDHLGKAAEKVVKMVH; from the coding sequence ATGAAAATTCACGAATATCAGGGGAAGGAGCTTCTCAAAAAGTTCGGCGTCCCGGTTCCTGAAGGCCAAGCCGCCTTTTCAATCGATGAGGCGCTCCGGATTGCCAAGCGTCTCCCGCTTCCTCTCGTCGTCAAGGCCCAGATTCACGCCGGCGGACGAGGCAAGGGAGGTGGAGTCAAGGTAGCAAAAACCGAGGAAGAGGCCGTATCACACATAAGAAATATTTTTGGGATGAAGCTCGTCACGCACCAGACAGGACCGGAGGGGAAAATTGTCAAACGCCTCCTCATTGAGAGAGGCTGTCAGATCAAAAGGGAATTGTATCTAGGGGCCGTCTTGGATCGCGTGACGTCGCGGGTCACCCTCATGGCGAGCTCGGACGGGGGCGTTGAAATCGAAGAGGTCGCCGAGAAGAGTCCTGAAAAGATCCTCAAGATCGCCGTCGACCCCCTGACGGGAGTCGACGAAAAAGAGGCGGAAAGGATCGCCCAAAAACTGGGGTTTGATAGGACACTGACCAGACAATTTCTCCCATTTGTTAAATCATTGTATCAGGCCTATTTGCAGTCTGACTGTTCTCTCCTGGAAATTAATCCGCTGGTTGTGACGGAAGAGGGTGAACTGCTGGCACTGGACGCAAAAATTAATTTTGATGACAACGCCCTTTTCCGCCACCCTGAATTTGAATCGTGGCGTGATCTGGAGGAAGAGGATCCGAAGGAGGTCGAGGCCAAAAAGCATGGGCTTTCCTACATCAGCTTGAACGGTACGATCGGTTGCATGGTCAACGGGGCCGGACTTGCGATGGCCACAATGGATATCATCAAGCTCGCAGGGGGAGAGCCGGCCAATTTTCTTGATGTCGGAGGCGGAGCGACTGCCGAGCAAGTCACGAACGCCTTCAAGATTATTTTGGCCGACCCAAAGGTGAAGGCGATTCTTGTCAATATCTTCGGCGGCATTATGAAATGCGATACGATCGCCCAAGGGATTGTAGCGGCCGCCAAAGAGGTCCACTTGAAGGTTCCGGTCGTTGTAAGACTCCAGGGGACTAATGTCGATCTCGGGAAGAAAATTCTCGCGGATTCCGGTCTGGCCCTCATTGCGGAGGACCATCTTGGAAAAGCTGCGGAAAAAGTGGTCAAGATGGTGCATTAA
- the sucD gene encoding succinate--CoA ligase subunit alpha, whose amino-acid sequence MSILINKNTKALTQGITGTTAQFHTRQCIAYGTRVVAGVVPGKGGQEFEGIPIFNSVREAKEKTGATTSVVYVPPKFAATAIQEAVEAELDLVVCITEGIPVLDMVRIKRNMMGGKTRLIGPNCPGIITPGECKIGIMPGHIHKPGKVGVVSRSGTLTYEAVDQVTRMGLGQSTCIGIGGDPVPGTSFVDCLKLFNEDPMTEAIVMIGEIGGNAEEEAADYIKRAVKKPVVSFIAGMTAPPGKRMGHAGAIIAGGKGTAKEKVKALELAGVRVARSLVEIAPCLKEIYRA is encoded by the coding sequence ATGTCCATTCTCATTAATAAAAATACGAAGGCCCTCACCCAGGGAATCACGGGTACTACGGCACAGTTTCACACGCGGCAGTGTATCGCTTACGGAACAAGGGTCGTTGCCGGCGTGGTCCCCGGCAAAGGGGGACAGGAGTTTGAGGGGATACCGATCTTCAATTCGGTCCGGGAGGCGAAGGAAAAGACGGGGGCAACCACTTCCGTTGTGTATGTCCCCCCAAAGTTCGCCGCCACAGCAATTCAGGAGGCCGTGGAGGCCGAACTCGATCTCGTCGTCTGTATTACAGAAGGAATCCCGGTGCTCGACATGGTGCGGATCAAGAGAAACATGATGGGGGGAAAAACTCGACTCATTGGCCCCAATTGCCCTGGTATCATTACACCGGGCGAATGCAAGATCGGGATCATGCCAGGCCACATTCATAAACCGGGAAAGGTGGGGGTTGTTTCACGTTCAGGAACCCTCACCTATGAAGCAGTCGACCAGGTTACGAGAATGGGGCTCGGGCAGTCGACTTGTATCGGAATCGGGGGAGATCCTGTCCCCGGGACCAGTTTTGTCGACTGCCTGAAACTCTTCAATGAAGATCCGATGACCGAGGCGATCGTGATGATCGGTGAGATTGGAGGGAACGCTGAAGAAGAGGCGGCCGATTACATCAAAAGAGCTGTCAAAAAGCCGGTCGTCTCTTTTATCGCCGGAATGACGGCCCCTCCGGGAAAGCGAATGGGTCACGCCGGAGCGATCATTGCCGGCGGTAAGGGAACCGCAAAGGAAAAGGTAAAAGCACTTGAGTTAGCGGGGGTTCGTGTGGCAAGAAGTCTCGTAGAGATCGCACCCTGTCTTAAGGAGATTTATCGTGCCTAA
- a CDS encoding DoxX family protein, with product MVHCPWKARLEALGLLTLRVLIGYGIALHGWGKINGDMQGFADGVVTAKLGLPFPLVFAWAAALSEGVGGVLLALGLFTRLASFLILFTMGTAFFVFHATDPWDHKEMAFLYGGTALSLLLTGAGCYSIDALIFCRKKDKEACCS from the coding sequence ATGGTACACTGTCCTTGGAAGGCCCGTCTCGAAGCACTCGGGTTGCTCACCTTAAGAGTTCTCATTGGCTATGGTATTGCCCTGCACGGTTGGGGCAAGATCAACGGGGATATGCAGGGATTTGCCGATGGCGTGGTGACGGCAAAGCTGGGGCTCCCCTTCCCCCTCGTTTTCGCCTGGGCCGCCGCGTTGAGCGAAGGGGTCGGAGGTGTTCTTCTCGCCTTGGGCCTTTTCACACGCCTTGCTTCCTTCCTGATCCTTTTCACGATGGGGACCGCCTTCTTTGTCTTTCATGCGACCGATCCATGGGACCACAAAGAGATGGCATTCCTCTACGGCGGAACCGCCCTCTCGCTGTTGCTCACAGGCGCCGGTTGCTATTCCATTGATGCACTGATTTTTTGCCGCAAGAAAGATAAAGAGGCCTGCTGCTCCTGA
- the ndk gene encoding nucleoside-diphosphate kinase: MPKERTLSIIKPDGVGKNLIGECLKRFEKVELKIVAARMIHLTKNQAQEFYAVHRGRPFYESLVKYMTSGPVFVSVLEGDNAITKNREVMGATDPQKAAPGTIRRDFATSIDANVVHGSDGPETAKVEIRFFFPDL, from the coding sequence GTGCCTAAAGAAAGAACGCTGTCGATTATCAAGCCGGATGGCGTTGGCAAAAACCTCATCGGGGAATGCTTGAAACGTTTTGAAAAGGTGGAGTTAAAGATTGTCGCCGCCCGAATGATCCATCTCACAAAAAATCAGGCCCAGGAGTTCTATGCCGTTCATCGGGGAAGGCCGTTTTACGAATCTCTTGTAAAATATATGACCTCAGGACCTGTCTTTGTTTCAGTCCTTGAGGGGGACAACGCCATTACCAAAAACCGGGAGGTCATGGGGGCAACCGATCCGCAGAAGGCGGCCCCGGGGACGATTCGGCGCGATTTTGCAACAAGCATCGACGCAAATGTCGTTCACGGGTCGGATGGACCGGAAACGGCAAAGGTTGAAATCAGATTTTTCTTTCCAGATCTCTAA
- a CDS encoding nucleotidyltransferase domain-containing protein, with protein MFDLLVKSAVRRKIIALFTINSSYEFYPQQVATEIKESPYAVGLELKYLTKGGLLEKVERTGTAFYRWNQKYPFTVEIKSIIEKMREDKNPEVLMISDLKRREEIERNVKQVLDDLKKYYDPEKVILFGSAATDHVGPNSDIDMVVIKETSLSYFKRVDQLVDLLNYDIDIDFLVYTPDEFAKAVKERPFFRDEIVKRGKILYEKAA; from the coding sequence ATGTTTGATTTATTGGTTAAATCAGCCGTCCGGCGGAAGATAATAGCCTTATTTACGATAAATTCGTCCTATGAATTTTACCCCCAACAGGTTGCAACTGAGATCAAAGAATCCCCGTATGCAGTCGGGCTTGAGCTGAAATATCTCACAAAGGGTGGTCTTCTCGAAAAGGTCGAGAGGACAGGGACCGCCTTCTATCGCTGGAATCAAAAATATCCTTTCACCGTAGAAATAAAATCAATCATCGAAAAGATGCGAGAGGATAAAAATCCCGAAGTTCTGATGATATCGGATCTTAAAAGACGGGAGGAGATTGAAAGAAATGTGAAACAGGTCCTCGACGATCTGAAGAAATATTACGATCCGGAAAAGGTAATTCTCTTCGGTTCTGCAGCAACCGACCATGTGGGGCCTAATTCGGATATCGATATGGTGGTCATCAAGGAGACCTCTCTTAGCTACTTTAAGAGAGTTGATCAATTGGTCGATCTTCTCAATTATGATATCGACATCGATTTCCTTGTTTATACACCCGACGAGTTTGCCAAGGCAGTCAAAGAAAGACCATTTTTTCGTGATGAAATTGTAAAGAGAGGGAAAATACTCTATGAAAAAGCTGCATGA